The following coding sequences lie in one Zonotrichia leucophrys gambelii isolate GWCS_2022_RI chromosome 4A, RI_Zleu_2.0, whole genome shotgun sequence genomic window:
- the DLG3 gene encoding disks large homolog 3 isoform X10 → MQERLSQLKEALMNGSDGMFKYEEIVLERGNSGLGFSIAGGIDNPHVPDDPGIFITKIIPGGAAAMDGRLGVNDCVLRVNDVDVSEVVHSKAVEALKEAGPVVRLVVRRRQPPPETIMEVNLMKGPKGLGFSIAGGIGNQHIPGDNSIYITKIIEGGAAQKDGRLQIGDRLLAVNNTNLQDVRHEEAVAALKNTSDMVYLKVAKPGNIHLNDMYAPPDYASTFSGLADNHISHNSSLGYLGSVESKPAYPLPAQVTPSRYSPIPRHMIGDDDFTREPRKIILHKGSTGLGFNIVGGEDGEGIFVSFILAGGPADLSGELRRGDRILSVNGVNLRNATHEQAAAALKRAGQTVTIIAQYRPEEYSRFESKIHDLREQMMNSSMSSGSGSLRTSEKRSLYVRALFDYDRTRDSCLPSQGLSFSYGDILHVINASDDEWWQARLVTAHGESEQIGVIPSKKRVEKKERARLKTVKFHARTGMIESNRSIKTKRKKSFRLSRKFPFYKSKENLAQESSGQEQGVTSNTSDSESSSKGQEDTILSYEPVTRQEIHYARPVIILGPTKDRINDDLISEFPHKFGSCVPHTTRPRRDNEVDGQDYHFVVSREQMEKDIQDNKFIEAGQFNDNLYGTSIQSVRAVAERGKHCILDVSGNAIKRLRQAQLYPIAIFIKPKSIEALMEMNRRQTYEQANKVFDKAMKLEQEFGEYFTAIVQGDSLEEIYSKIKQIIEDQSGHYIWVPSPEKL, encoded by the exons GGGAACTCCGGCCTTGGATTCAGCATAGCGGGAGGCATCGACAACCCCCACGTTCCAGATGACCCGGGCATCTTCATCACCAAGATCATCCCcgggggagcagcagccatggaTGGCCGTCTAGG GGTGAACGACTGCGTGCTGCGGGTGAACGACGTGGACGTGTCTGAGGTGgtgcacagcaaagcagtgGAGGCCCTGAAGGAGGCCGGCCCCGTGGTGCGGCTCGTGGTGCGCCGCCGGCAGCCCCCGCCAGAGACCATCATGGAGGTCAACCTCATGAAGGGCCCCAAAG gcctggggtTCAGCATTGCAGGGGGCATTGGGAaccagcacatccctggggacaaCAGCATCTACATCACCAAGATCATCGAGGGAGGCGCTGCCCAGAAGGACGGGCGCCTGCAGATCGGGGACCGGCTGCTTGCG GTGAACAACACCAACCTGCAGGACGTGCGGCACGAGGAGGCCGTGGCTGCCCTGAAGAACACCTCTGACATGGTGTACCTGAAAGTGGCCAAGCCTGGCAACATCCACCTCAACGACATGTACGCGCCCCCCGACTACGCCAGCA ccTTCTCAGGCTTGGCTGACAACCACATAAGCCATAACTCCAGTCTGGGCTACCTGGGCAGCGTTGAGAGCAAGCCTGCctatcccctccctgcccaggtgacTCCGTCCCGGTACTCGCCCATCCCTCGGCACATGATTGGAGATGATGACTTCACCAG GGAGCCCCGGAAAATCATCCTGCACAAAGGCTCCACCGGCCTGGGCTTCAACATCGTTGGGGGGGAAGATGGTGAGGGGATCTTTGTGTCCTTCATCCTGGCTGGAGGCCCGGCTGACCTCAGCGGGGAGCTGCGGAGGGGAGACCGGATCCTTTCG GTGAACGGCGTGAACCTTCGCAACGCCACCCACGAgcaggcggcggcggcgctgaaGCGGGCGGGGCAGACGGTGACCATCATCGCGCAGTACCGGCCCGAAG AGTACAGCCGCTTCGAGTCCAAGATCCACGACCTGCGGGAGCAGATGATGAACAGCAGCATGAGCTCGGGCTCGGGCTCGCTCCGCACCAGCGAGAAGAGATCGCTCTACGTCCG agccctgtTTGACTATGACCGGACCAGGGACAGCTGCTTGCCCAGCCAGGGGCTCAGCTTCTCCTACGGGGACATCCTGCACGTCATCAACGCCTCGGATGACGAGTGGTGGCAGGCCAGGCTGGTGACAGCCCACGGCGAGAGCGAGCAGATCGGGGTCATCCCCAGCAAGAAGAG GGTGGAAAAGAAGGAGAGAGCACGGTTGAAAACAGTGAAGTTCCACGCCAGGACTGGCATGATTGAGTCCAACAGG TCGATCAAAACGAAACGTAAAAAGAGTTTCCGCCTCTCTCGAAAGTTCCCATTTTACAAGAGCAAAGAGAAcctggcccaggagagcagcgGACAGGAAC AGGGCGTGACATCAAACACCAGTGACAGCGAGAGCAGTTCCA AAGGACAAGAGGACACCATCCTGTCGTACGAGCCAGTGACGCGGCAAGAAA TTCACTATGCCAGGCCAGTGATCATCCTGGGCCCGACCAAGGACAGAATTAACGACGACCTCATCTCGGAATTCCCTCACAAGTTTGGTTCCTGCGTGCCCC ACACCACCAGGCCTCGGCGTGACAACGAGGTGGACGGCCAGGACTATCACTTTGTGGTGTCCAGGGAGCAGATGGAGAAAGACATCCAGGACAACAAGTTCATAGAGGCTGGGCAGTTCAATGACAATCTCTATGGCACCAGCATCCAGTCCGTGCGGGCGGTGGCAGAGCGG GGGAAGCACTGCATCCTGGATGTGTCTGGCAATGCTATCAAGAGGTTGCGACAAGCACAACTTTATCCCATTGCCATTTTCATCAAACCTAAATCCATTGAAGCCCTCAT GGAGATGAACCGGAGACAGACATATGAACAGGCCAACAAGGTCTTTGACAAAGCCATGAAACTTGAGCAAGAGTTTGGAGAATATTTTACAG CCATCGTACAAGGAGACTCTCTTGAAGAAATTTACAGCAAAATCAAACAGATCATTGAGGACCAGTCCGGGCACTACATCTGGGTCCCGTCCCCAGAGAAACTCTGA
- the DLG3 gene encoding disks large homolog 3 isoform X11 produces MMNSSMSSGSGSLRTSEKRSLYVRALFDYDRTRDSCLPSQGLSFSYGDILHVINASDDEWWQARLVTAHGESEQIGVIPSKKRVEKKERARLKTVKFHARTGMIESNRSIKTKRKKSFRLSRKFPFYKSKENLAQESSGQEQGVTSNTSDSESSSKGQEDTILSYEPVTRQEIHYARPVIILGPTKDRINDDLISEFPHKFGSCVPHTTRPRRDNEVDGQDYHFVVSREQMEKDIQDNKFIEAGQFNDNLYGTSIQSVRAVAERGKHCILDVSGNAIKRLRQAQLYPIAIFIKPKSIEALMEMNRRQTYEQANKVFDKAMKLEQEFGEYFTAIVQGDSLEEIYSKIKQIIEDQSGHYIWVPSPEKL; encoded by the exons ATGATGAACAGCAGCATGAGCTCGGGCTCGGGCTCGCTCCGCACCAGCGAGAAGAGATCGCTCTACGTCCG agccctgtTTGACTATGACCGGACCAGGGACAGCTGCTTGCCCAGCCAGGGGCTCAGCTTCTCCTACGGGGACATCCTGCACGTCATCAACGCCTCGGATGACGAGTGGTGGCAGGCCAGGCTGGTGACAGCCCACGGCGAGAGCGAGCAGATCGGGGTCATCCCCAGCAAGAAGAG GGTGGAAAAGAAGGAGAGAGCACGGTTGAAAACAGTGAAGTTCCACGCCAGGACTGGCATGATTGAGTCCAACAGG TCGATCAAAACGAAACGTAAAAAGAGTTTCCGCCTCTCTCGAAAGTTCCCATTTTACAAGAGCAAAGAGAAcctggcccaggagagcagcgGACAGGAAC AGGGCGTGACATCAAACACCAGTGACAGCGAGAGCAGTTCCA AAGGACAAGAGGACACCATCCTGTCGTACGAGCCAGTGACGCGGCAAGAAA TTCACTATGCCAGGCCAGTGATCATCCTGGGCCCGACCAAGGACAGAATTAACGACGACCTCATCTCGGAATTCCCTCACAAGTTTGGTTCCTGCGTGCCCC ACACCACCAGGCCTCGGCGTGACAACGAGGTGGACGGCCAGGACTATCACTTTGTGGTGTCCAGGGAGCAGATGGAGAAAGACATCCAGGACAACAAGTTCATAGAGGCTGGGCAGTTCAATGACAATCTCTATGGCACCAGCATCCAGTCCGTGCGGGCGGTGGCAGAGCGG GGGAAGCACTGCATCCTGGATGTGTCTGGCAATGCTATCAAGAGGTTGCGACAAGCACAACTTTATCCCATTGCCATTTTCATCAAACCTAAATCCATTGAAGCCCTCAT GGAGATGAACCGGAGACAGACATATGAACAGGCCAACAAGGTCTTTGACAAAGCCATGAAACTTGAGCAAGAGTTTGGAGAATATTTTACAG CCATCGTACAAGGAGACTCTCTTGAAGAAATTTACAGCAAAATCAAACAGATCATTGAGGACCAGTCCGGGCACTACATCTGGGTCCCGTCCCCAGAGAAACTCTGA
- the DLG3 gene encoding disks large homolog 3 isoform X9, translated as MVNTDSLEQGLSMNGSDGMFKYEEIVLERGNSGLGFSIAGGIDNPHVPDDPGIFITKIIPGGAAAMDGRLGVNDCVLRVNDVDVSEVVHSKAVEALKEAGPVVRLVVRRRQPPPETIMEVNLMKGPKGLGFSIAGGIGNQHIPGDNSIYITKIIEGGAAQKDGRLQIGDRLLAVNNTNLQDVRHEEAVAALKNTSDMVYLKVAKPGNIHLNDMYAPPDYASTFSGLADNHISHNSSLGYLGSVESKPAYPLPAQVTPSRYSPIPRHMIGDDDFTREPRKIILHKGSTGLGFNIVGGEDGEGIFVSFILAGGPADLSGELRRGDRILSVNGVNLRNATHEQAAAALKRAGQTVTIIAQYRPEEYSRFESKIHDLREQMMNSSMSSGSGSLRTSEKRSLYVRALFDYDRTRDSCLPSQGLSFSYGDILHVINASDDEWWQARLVTAHGESEQIGVIPSKKRVEKKERARLKTVKFHARTGMIESNRSIKTKRKKSFRLSRKFPFYKSKENLAQESSGQEQGVTSNTSDSESSSKGQEDTILSYEPVTRQEIHYARPVIILGPTKDRINDDLISEFPHKFGSCVPHTTRPRRDNEVDGQDYHFVVSREQMEKDIQDNKFIEAGQFNDNLYGTSIQSVRAVAERGKHCILDVSGNAIKRLRQAQLYPIAIFIKPKSIEALMEMNRRQTYEQANKVFDKAMKLEQEFGEYFTAIVQGDSLEEIYSKIKQIIEDQSGHYIWVPSPEKL; from the exons GGGAACTCCGGCCTTGGATTCAGCATAGCGGGAGGCATCGACAACCCCCACGTTCCAGATGACCCGGGCATCTTCATCACCAAGATCATCCCcgggggagcagcagccatggaTGGCCGTCTAGG GGTGAACGACTGCGTGCTGCGGGTGAACGACGTGGACGTGTCTGAGGTGgtgcacagcaaagcagtgGAGGCCCTGAAGGAGGCCGGCCCCGTGGTGCGGCTCGTGGTGCGCCGCCGGCAGCCCCCGCCAGAGACCATCATGGAGGTCAACCTCATGAAGGGCCCCAAAG gcctggggtTCAGCATTGCAGGGGGCATTGGGAaccagcacatccctggggacaaCAGCATCTACATCACCAAGATCATCGAGGGAGGCGCTGCCCAGAAGGACGGGCGCCTGCAGATCGGGGACCGGCTGCTTGCG GTGAACAACACCAACCTGCAGGACGTGCGGCACGAGGAGGCCGTGGCTGCCCTGAAGAACACCTCTGACATGGTGTACCTGAAAGTGGCCAAGCCTGGCAACATCCACCTCAACGACATGTACGCGCCCCCCGACTACGCCAGCA ccTTCTCAGGCTTGGCTGACAACCACATAAGCCATAACTCCAGTCTGGGCTACCTGGGCAGCGTTGAGAGCAAGCCTGCctatcccctccctgcccaggtgacTCCGTCCCGGTACTCGCCCATCCCTCGGCACATGATTGGAGATGATGACTTCACCAG GGAGCCCCGGAAAATCATCCTGCACAAAGGCTCCACCGGCCTGGGCTTCAACATCGTTGGGGGGGAAGATGGTGAGGGGATCTTTGTGTCCTTCATCCTGGCTGGAGGCCCGGCTGACCTCAGCGGGGAGCTGCGGAGGGGAGACCGGATCCTTTCG GTGAACGGCGTGAACCTTCGCAACGCCACCCACGAgcaggcggcggcggcgctgaaGCGGGCGGGGCAGACGGTGACCATCATCGCGCAGTACCGGCCCGAAG AGTACAGCCGCTTCGAGTCCAAGATCCACGACCTGCGGGAGCAGATGATGAACAGCAGCATGAGCTCGGGCTCGGGCTCGCTCCGCACCAGCGAGAAGAGATCGCTCTACGTCCG agccctgtTTGACTATGACCGGACCAGGGACAGCTGCTTGCCCAGCCAGGGGCTCAGCTTCTCCTACGGGGACATCCTGCACGTCATCAACGCCTCGGATGACGAGTGGTGGCAGGCCAGGCTGGTGACAGCCCACGGCGAGAGCGAGCAGATCGGGGTCATCCCCAGCAAGAAGAG GGTGGAAAAGAAGGAGAGAGCACGGTTGAAAACAGTGAAGTTCCACGCCAGGACTGGCATGATTGAGTCCAACAGG TCGATCAAAACGAAACGTAAAAAGAGTTTCCGCCTCTCTCGAAAGTTCCCATTTTACAAGAGCAAAGAGAAcctggcccaggagagcagcgGACAGGAAC AGGGCGTGACATCAAACACCAGTGACAGCGAGAGCAGTTCCA AAGGACAAGAGGACACCATCCTGTCGTACGAGCCAGTGACGCGGCAAGAAA TTCACTATGCCAGGCCAGTGATCATCCTGGGCCCGACCAAGGACAGAATTAACGACGACCTCATCTCGGAATTCCCTCACAAGTTTGGTTCCTGCGTGCCCC ACACCACCAGGCCTCGGCGTGACAACGAGGTGGACGGCCAGGACTATCACTTTGTGGTGTCCAGGGAGCAGATGGAGAAAGACATCCAGGACAACAAGTTCATAGAGGCTGGGCAGTTCAATGACAATCTCTATGGCACCAGCATCCAGTCCGTGCGGGCGGTGGCAGAGCGG GGGAAGCACTGCATCCTGGATGTGTCTGGCAATGCTATCAAGAGGTTGCGACAAGCACAACTTTATCCCATTGCCATTTTCATCAAACCTAAATCCATTGAAGCCCTCAT GGAGATGAACCGGAGACAGACATATGAACAGGCCAACAAGGTCTTTGACAAAGCCATGAAACTTGAGCAAGAGTTTGGAGAATATTTTACAG CCATCGTACAAGGAGACTCTCTTGAAGAAATTTACAGCAAAATCAAACAGATCATTGAGGACCAGTCCGGGCACTACATCTGGGTCCCGTCCCCAGAGAAACTCTGA